One Tissierellales bacterium genomic window, AAGTATCAGCCCATGGAAATACAGAATCTAGAAATTTTAGAGTTTGGAATACAGTAAATGGAATTCCATATGGTGAAGATTATTGGGTTGTATATGTTTCGGATAGAAAATAAGAGATGCTTTCGCATCTCTTTTAATTTTCCACAATATCTTTGTAACTCGCTATCACAAATTCACGGCCACTATCTGTCAGTTTAAACATATCATTATCTTCGATAATATGGCCTTCAGATTTGAGTTTTATTACTATTTTGTTTAAGAAATGCTTAGGCCAGTTAAGATGATCATATATTGTATCAATTCCATTTTCCACTTTCGCATTTTTGGCATTTTCATGATAGTAAATATGAAAAAGCATTGATTTTGCAGTGAAGTCTATTTTTTGGAAATTTCGTCTTCTAATAACTGTAATTAGACCTCTAGATGGTGCTAGTATAAATACTATTAAAAAACTTAATCCGGTCATAGAAGCCATTGCACCTGCGATGGATACGTCAATTGCAAATGCGAGTTGATATCCGAGCAGAGCATTTATAGCGCCTAAAATAGCACTGATAAATAGCATTTTTTTCAGATCATCAGTTATCAAATAAGCGGAAATCGGTGGGCCTATCATGAAAGCAATTACTAAAATAGAGCCAACTGCTTCGAAAGCACCAACTGCTGTTATTGAAACAGAAGCCATTAGAGCATAGTGAAGCACTATAGGTGAAAAACCAAGTACAGCGGCTAATCCTGCATCAAATGTAGCTAATTTCAATTCTTTAAAAAATAGATATATAAACCCGATATTCAATATGAGAATTACTCCCATAGAATAAAGAGCTTTAGCTCCAAAATCAATACCAGCTATTTTGAGTCTATTAAAAGGTGCAAAAGCAAGCTCTCCAAGAAGTACAGAGTCAGTATCTAAATGTACAGAACCAGCATATTTAGATATAAGTATAATAGCCAAGCTAAATAAAAGTGGGAAGACTAAACCAATTGCCGAGTCTTCAGATACTAACTTGGTTTTAGTCAATATCTCTACAAAGTATACAGTGAGAAGTCCCATGAGAGTAGCACCAATTAAAAGCAATGGTGAGTTTAAACTATGGACAGCAAAGAAGGCCAGTACTATACCAAGCAATATGGTATGAGTTATGGCATCAGACATCATCGCCATTTTTCTTAAAACTAAAAATACACCAGGTAAAGCACAAGCTATAGCTACTATAACGGCGATTAATTGAATTTCTAATTGTGGAGTCATTATTGCACACCTTCTTTCAATACTGTATGTGACTTTATATAGTCCATTCCCTTAGGCGTTATAGCCCAAGTTGCAAAGTACGCTTCTTCAACTAATCCTCTTGATTCTAGAGTTCTAAGGCAAGCAACTAAATGTTCTGTTTTTTTACCTGCTTTTGTTTGTATCGGTTTTATAGTCGACAAACTATGAGCATGACGTGGATTGTCATGATTCATTGCCAGATAATATAGATTAAGTAAAACCTTATCCTCTTTTATATCTTTTCTATTTTTAATTTCGCGAATTTGTTGCCATACAAGTCCTCTATTTGGCGCAAAAC contains:
- a CDS encoding metal ABC transporter permease encodes the protein MTPQLEIQLIAVIVAIACALPGVFLVLRKMAMMSDAITHTILLGIVLAFFAVHSLNSPLLLIGATLMGLLTVYFVEILTKTKLVSEDSAIGLVFPLLFSLAIILISKYAGSVHLDTDSVLLGELAFAPFNRLKIAGIDFGAKALYSMGVILILNIGFIYLFFKELKLATFDAGLAAVLGFSPIVLHYALMASVSITAVGAFEAVGSILVIAFMIGPPISAYLITDDLKKMLFISAILGAINALLGYQLAFAIDVSIAGAMASMTGLSFLIVFILAPSRGLITVIRRRNFQKIDFTAKSMLFHIYYHENAKNAKVENGIDTIYDHLNWPKHFLNKIVIKLKSEGHIIEDNDMFKLTDSGREFVIASYKDIVEN